The Thermovirga sp. DNA segment GAGAAGGGCGAGAACGACAAGGAGGTCCACCGATGACCAGACCTGGAGGGAAAAAACCGCTCGGGTCCCCTGAATATGATTCCCGTGGCGACGGCGGTGTAGAGAACGGACCTGAAGCCCCGCTCGAGGAAGAACCTCGCGGGGAAGGGTCTGCCGATAATGATGAACTGCTTTCTGAACTCGGGTCGGCCAAGGCCCTCGTAGAACGGCTCAGCGAGGAAAACAAGGCCCTCGGCGATGCCATTGCGAGAGCCAGGGCGGATTTCTTTAACTACCGACAGCGGGTCGAGCGCGAACAGGAGAGGCTCAGATCGATGGCGGGAGAAGATGCCGCCGCCGCCCTGATCCCTGTCCTTGACAACCTGGACAGGGCGCTTTCCGCCAACCGATCCGACCTCGAATCCTACGTCAAGGGTGTGGGTATGGTCCGAGACCAATTCTTTTCGGTCCTGGAAGACCTGGGTGTTTCCGCCATTGAAACGGTGGGGAAGCCTTTCGATCCGTCCGCCCATGAGGCTGTAGCGGTGGAGGAAGCCGGGGAAGGGGTCGAGGATGGGATCATCACCGAAGAGCTCCAGACGGGGTATACCATCTCAGGCAAGGTGCTGAGGGCCGCCCGGGTCAAGGTGGCCAGGGCCCCGTCCTGAGGCGCCGCTGCCGGGGATATTAGATTTTTTAAACCATGCGGGGTGAATGTTGAATGGGAAAGGTAATAGGTATCGATTTTGGAACGACCAACAGCTGCGTGGCCGTCAAGGAGGGCGACCACATAACCGTCATAACCAGCGCCGAGGGCTCCAGGACCACGCCCTCCGTGGTGGCCTTCACGAAGGACAAGGATAGGCTTGTCGGACAGTTGGCGAAGAGGCAGGCCATCGTCAACCCTGAGAGGACCATTTCTTCAATAAAAAGAAAGATGGGTACCGATTTCAGGATCGAGATCGACGGCGCCTCGCAGACCCCGCAGCAGATTTCGGCGATGATCCTGCAGAAACTCAGGCGGGATGCGGAGGAATACCTGGGAGAGAAGGTCGGTCAGGCCGTTATAACCGTGCCGGCCTACTTCACCGACGCCCAGCGGCAGGCCACGAAGGATGCCGGGAAGATCGCCGGCCTCGAGGTGTTGAGGATAATAAACGAACCCACCGCTGCGGCCCTGGCTTACGGGATGGACAAGGGGGGCGAAAACAAGATTCTCGTCTTCGACCTCGGCGGCGGCACCTTCGACGTATCCGTCCTAGATGTGGGCATCGAGGACGGGGTTATCGAGGTATTGGCAACCTCGGGCGACAACCACCTGGGCGGGGATGACTGGGACCAAAAGATCGTCGACCTGATGGTGTCGGAGTTCAAGAACAACGAGGGCATCGACCTCTCCAGGGACAAGATGGCCCTGCAGCGCCTGCGCGAGGCCGCCGAGAAAGCCAAGGTGGAACTCTCCTCCATGGCGGAGACCTCCCTATCGCTGCCCTTTATAACCGCGGACAGCACCGGACCCAAGCACCTGGAACTGACCCTCACAAGGGCCCGCTTCGAAGAGATAACCCGCTCCCTCCTGGAGAAGGTCGTGGAGCCGACCAGGAGGGCCATGAACGATTCCGGGTTGACCCGGGAGGAGATCAACAAGGTATTACTCGTTGGAGGGGCTACCCGGATGCCCATGGTGCAGAGAAAGATCGTTGAACTCCTGGGGAAGGAGCCCACAAAGGGGATA contains these protein-coding regions:
- the dnaK gene encoding molecular chaperone DnaK, with the protein product MGKVIGIDFGTTNSCVAVKEGDHITVITSAEGSRTTPSVVAFTKDKDRLVGQLAKRQAIVNPERTISSIKRKMGTDFRIEIDGASQTPQQISAMILQKLRRDAEEYLGEKVGQAVITVPAYFTDAQRQATKDAGKIAGLEVLRIINEPTAAALAYGMDKGGENKILVFDLGGGTFDVSVLDVGIEDGVIEVLATSGDNHLGGDDWDQKIVDLMVSEFKNNEGIDLSRDKMALQRLREAAEKAKVELSSMAETSLSLPFITADSTGPKHLELTLTRARFEEITRSLLEKVVEPTRRAMNDSGLTREEINKVLLVGGATRMPMVQRKIVELLGKEPTKGINPDECVAVGAAIQAAILTGEHKDIILVDVTPLSLGIETLGGVFTKILDRNTAIPASKSQVFSTASDSQPQVEIHVLQGERSMAADNVTLGKFFLDGIPPAPRGVPQIEVTFDIDVNGILNVSAKDKGTSREQHVTIQSSRLSEAEIEKMRRAAEENLESDRKKKELIDARNEADSLIYSTERTLSDLGDKVTDAEKSRVGEEIEDVRSKLGGEDPAEIRQACEKLTKSLHEMSSRLYDQAAGQREPTQEPSGRDADGDTVDAEFEENGES
- a CDS encoding nucleotide exchange factor GrpE; protein product: MTRPGGKKPLGSPEYDSRGDGGVENGPEAPLEEEPRGEGSADNDELLSELGSAKALVERLSEENKALGDAIARARADFFNYRQRVEREQERLRSMAGEDAAAALIPVLDNLDRALSANRSDLESYVKGVGMVRDQFFSVLEDLGVSAIETVGKPFDPSAHEAVAVEEAGEGVEDGIITEELQTGYTISGKVLRAARVKVARAPS